GGCGGTGAAACGCGCCGGCGGCGAAATCATTGTCATGCCGCATAGCGACCCGCTGGTGATCGCGGCCGCCAAGCAGGCCGGCCTGGCTTGCGCGCCGGGCGTCGCCACGGTGACCGAAGCGTTTGCCGCGCTGGCGGCCGGCGCCGATGTCTTGAAGATGTTCCCGGCCGAGCAGCTGGGTGCGCATGTCGTCAAGGCATGGCGCGCGGTGATCCCGCGCGAGATTGCCTTGCTGCCGGTGGGCGGCATCACTCCCGAAAACCTGGCGACCTTCATCGATGCCGGCGCCTCCGGCTTCGGCCTGGGATCGGCTTTGTACAAGCCTGGCCTAAGCGCCGAACAGGTGGGCCAGCATGCCAACAAGTTTGTCGCCGCATGGTGCGCGGTACAAGAACAAAACAGCAGATAGTCGACCGGGCGCGCGGCTGAGCTGCGGCCTGTAACCAGGAGAACGGATTAATGAAGATCACCAAACTGACCACTTACATCGTACCGCCGCGTTGGTGTTTTCTGAAGATAGAAACCGACGAAGGCGTGGTCGGATGGGGCGAGCCGGTGGTGGAGGGCCGCGTGCACAGCGTGGTGGCGGCCGTCGAAGAACTGGCGGACTACCTGATCGGCAAGGATCCGCGCCATATCGAAGACCATTGGACCGTGCTGTACCGCGGCGGCTTTTATCGCGGCGGCGCCATCCACATGAGCGCGCTGGCCGGCATCGACCAGGCGCTGTGGGATATCAAGGGCAAGGCGCTTGGCGTCTCGGTCAGCCAGTTGCTGGGCGGCCCGGTGCGCGACAGCATCCGCGTCTATTCATGGATAGGCGGCGACCGCCCGGCCGATACCGCGGCGGCAGCCAGGGATGCGGTGGCGCGCGGCTTTACCGCGGTGAAGATGAACGGCACCGAAGAACTGCAGTTCGTCGATTCCTATGAAAAGGTCGAAGCCACTTTGGCCAATGTCGCCGCAGTACGCGAAGCGGTCGGCCCGCATATCGGCATCGGCGTCGATTTCCACGGCCGCGTGCACAAGCCGATGGCGAAGATCCTGATCAAGGAACTGGATCCCTACAAGCTGATGTTCATCGAAGAACCGGTGCTCAGCGAAAACTACGAAGCGCTGAAGGAACTGGCGCCCCTGACCAGCACCCCGATCGCGCTGGGCGAACGGCTGTATTCGCGCTGGGACTTCAAGCGCATCCTGAGCGAAGGCTATGTCGACATCATCCAGCCGGATGTCTCGCACGCCGGTGGCATCACCGAGACACGCAAGATCGCCACCATGGCCGAAGCCTACGACGTCGCCGTGGCGCTGCACTGCCCGCTCGGCCCGATCGCGCTGGCAGCCTGCCTGCAGGTGGATGCTGTGTCGTACAACGCCTTCATCCAGGAACAGAGCCTGGGCATCCACTATAACCAGAGCAACGACTTGCTCGACTATGTAACGCAGCCGGATGTATTCGCCTACGACAAGGGTTATGTCACCATCCCGCAAGGGCCGGGGCTAGGCATCGAGATCAATGAAGAGTATGTCAAGGAACGCGCCGCCATCGGCCATCGCTGGCGCAATCCGATCTGGCGCCACAAGGACGGCAGCTTTGCCGAGTGGTAGCAGCGCTATCCAGCCGCAAGGGATAGGCCATCTCCAGGGCGCTGCCATCGCTCTTAAAAAAACAAACCCCGGATGAGCTTGTGGCAGATCCGGGGTGTTCGCTACGCTACGGCGGCATCCGGCAAGATGCTGCTGTTTTCAACTATCAGGCAGCCTGCTTTTGCTCCGCCGGCTTTTCATCGCGCAATTCGCGGCGCAGGATCTTGCCGACATTAGTCTTCGGCAAATCGGTACGGAACTCGATGTACTTCGGACGCTTATAGCCGGTCAGCTGTTCGCGGCAGTAAGCCATCAATTGCTCGGCCGTCAGCGACGGATCCTTGCGCACCACGAAAATCTTCACGACTTCGCCGGCATGCTCGTCGGGTACGCCGACGCAGGCGCATTCCAGCACGCCTGGGTGCTGCACTACCACGCCTTCGACTTCGTTCGGATAGACATTGAAACCGGAGACCAGGATCATGTCTTTCTTGCGGTCGACGATCTTGGTGTAGCCGCGCTCATCCATGACACCGATATCGCCCGACTTGAAGAAGCCATCCGCGGTCATGACCTTGGCGGTTTCATCGTCGCGGTTCCAGTAGCCGCGCATCACTTGCGGGCCGCGGATCGCGATTTCACCGGGTTGTCCGAGCGGCACCGGCTGGCCGTCATCGTCCAGGATGGCAATCTCAGTCGACGGCAGCGGCAAGCCGATGGTGCCGCTGTATTCGGTGATGTCGCAGGGATTGGCGCAGGCAATCGGCGAGGTTTCGGACAAGCCGTAGCCTTCGATGATCGGACAGCCGGTGACTTCCTTCCACTTATCGGCAACCGCCTTTTGCACCGCCATGCCGCCGCCGACGCAGACCCGGTAGCCGGAGAAATCCAGCTTGGCGAAATCAGGGTGATGCAGCAGCGCGTTGTACAAGGTATTCACGGCCGGGAAAGTATTGATCTGGTACTTCGACATTTCCTTGATCAGGCCGGCGATGTCGCGCGGATTCGGGATCAGCAGGTTCAAGGCGCCTTCGCGCATGCCTAGCAAGGCGCACACCGTCAGCGCAAAGATGTGATACAGCGGCAAGGCGCATACGAACGCCAGCTGCTCGACCTTGGGTCCGCTGGCCAGGCCGGGCGACAGCCAGGCTTCAGCCTGCAACACGTTGGCCACCACGTTGCGGTGGGTCAGGGTTGCGCCCTTGGAGACGCCGGTAGTGCCGCCGGTATATTGCAGGAAGGCGACATCTTCCGGTCCCAGCGTGACGGCTTTCAACTGGGTTGCCGCACCTTGCGACAGCACACTGTTGAACGGCGTCGAACCAGGCAAGGAAAAACTCGGCACCATCTTCTTGACATGGCGCACCACCAGGTTCACCAGCAAACCCTTGACGCCCATCAGGTCGCCCATGCTGGCCACCACGACATGCTTGATCTTGGTCCGTGCAACCACTTGCTGCAATGTAGTGGCGAAATTCTCGAGGATGAAGATGGCTTCGGCGCCGGAATCGTTGAGCTGGTGTTCCAGTTCGCGCGGGGTGTACAGCGGATTGACGTTGACCACGGTATAGCCGGCACGCAGGATGGCGGCGATCGCCACCGGATATTGCAGCACGTTAGGCATCATGATGGCCACGCGCGCGCCCTTTTGCAGGCCCTTGCCTTGCAGCCAGGCACCGACCTTGCGGGACAACTGGTCGACCTCGGCATAGGTCAGGTATTTGCCCATGCAGGCATAGGCATTGCGTGTTGCATATTTCTGAAATGCTTCTTCCAGCAATTGCACCAACGACTGGTACTGCATGTAATCGATCTCAGTCGGGACGCCTTCAGGATACGATTTGAGCCAAAATTTATCCATGTTCTGCCTTTAGTCTCTGATTGTTATAAATGCATTGTTTTTGGCTTGTTTCACTAGAAGAAAACATGCCTGTAAGGGGATATTGCTGGCGACCACTAAAAAAGCACGGTTGTATTTTTTTGTTCTATCGCGATGCTATCGGGCAAAGCGTCGGCATGCAAGCGTTTTGACGCATATTTGCGCAAATCGTCGACACTCAGCTTCATGTTGTGGTGCAGCAAAACCTCTGCCCGCAAGTGCTTCACGCCCTCCTCATCCGGACTCCATTTCACGTGCGCGACGGCTACCGCGGGATGCTCGAACAAGACTTCTTCGATCTGGCGCGGGAACACCCGCTGGCCACCCCGTATCAACATATTACTCTTGCGGTCGATGATGGAGACAAAACCGTCTTCGTCGATGCTGGCGACGTCGCCGGTGGCCAGCCAGCCTTCATGCAGGCGTTCCTTGCTTATTTTTTCGGCAATCAGATTCAAGACGGTGGCGCCGTGTCCGGCGCCATCGGCGTGACCCTGGTCGTAGCCGGCGAACAGCTGCGGTCCGCGCACCCATAGCTCGCCCAGGGTGTCGCTAGGAAGAGGTTCGCCGCTGTCCAGGTCGACCACTTTCACTTCAGTATCCGGCAGCGGCACGCCGACCACGCCCGGGTTGCGGCGCGCCGACAGCGGCATCGCCAGCACCGCCGGCGAGGCTTCGGTCAAGCCATAGGCTTCGACCAGGCGGCCGCGCGTCAGCTTTTCAAATTCCTCGCGGATTTCCTGCGCCAGCGGCGACCCGCTGACGGCGCACACGCGAATCGACGCCAGGCCGTAGCGCCGCACGCCGGGCGTGTGCGCCAGCTCGCGCACCATGCGCGGCGTGGTCGGGAAATAAGTAGGGCGCATTTTTTTTACAGTCTTCAGCAAGGGTTCCAGCTCGGCCCCCGGCAGCAGGATCAGGGTAGCGCCCAAGTAGACGCCCAAGTGCAATACTCCCGTCAGGCCGTAGGCGCTGGACAAGGGCTGCTGCGCCAGGAAGCGTTCGTCGCCGGGCCGCGATTCCGGCAGCCAGTGCCGCAGCTGCAAGGCATTTGCTGCAAGGTTGCGATGCGACAGCGCCACCGGCAGCGGCGTGCCGCTGGCGCCATAGGTGTAGACCACCACGGCAATATCGTTGACGTCTTGCGTCAGCTCGGCAGGATAGACCGTGCCGCGCCCCAGCACCTGCTTGAATTTCAGATAGCGCCGCTCCTGCTTGCGGTGCTGCTTGTCTTGCCGGAACCATGGCAGCCAGTGGCCTTCCTGGACATGATGCAAGGCGGCGAACTTGAGCTTTTCGCGCCAGCCCATGTGATCGATCATCGAGGCAAAGATCACGCGCCGCAAAGCCGCAGCGCGGCGATCGCTTTGCAAGACGTCGCGCAACTCGTCGTAGCGGCTAGTGGTGGTCACCAGCATTACGGCGCCGGCGTCGGCAATCCGCGTCAGCAGGATTTCTGCAGGGGTGGCGGCATCGCTTAGCACCGCTACCGCACCGGCCTTCAAGATGCCGAAATAGGCGATCACCAGGGACGGGATATTCGGCATGGCCAGCAAGATCCGCTCGCCGGGCTTGATGCGCATGTCGATCAAGCCGTTGGCGAAACGATTTGCCTGGCGGTCCAATTCGCGCCAGTCGATCCTGCCGCCGCGGTAGGACAAGGCGGCGGTCTTGGCAAAGCGCCTGGCGGTCGCTTCCAGCAGGCGCGGCAAGGCCACCGTTGGCAGTTTGATGCGGTAGGGAGTGCGGGCATCGTAGAATTTCAGCCACGGCCGTTCGCTCTCCAGCTGCTTGCGGGCGGCGCGCCGTTCCGCCTTGTGCCGCAGGCGGCGCTCGGCCTGCTCGGCAGGATCGGACTGTATTTGCAGGAAGCGTTCGATGGCGCGGTTGACGGCATCGGGCCGCTCTACCATCACCTGATGGGCGGAGACCGGCACCACCACTTCCTCGGCGCCGGGAATCAGGCTGGCGACTTCTTTGTAGGCGGCTTCATCGAACAGGATATCGCGGTGGCCGAGAATCACCAGCGCCGGCACCTTGATGGCGCGCAGATATTCGCTGCCTTCCCATGGCAGTAAGGCGTTCTTGTTTTGCAGGTAGACCACATGCGGCGGCGGATAGATGCGGGCGGCGGCGATGCCGAAATACGGCATCAGACTGCGCACCATGCCGAAAATCGGCGGCGGCATGCGCAGCAAGGTACGGCCGGCCCAGCGCAGGCGGAAACGCGCGGCCGAAGCGATCATGATCAATGCCGATACGCGTTGCGGAAACTGCTTGAGGAAAAAGGCGGAGAGCGCGCCGCCGAATGAATGGCACACCAGGATGAACTGCGGCGGCACTTCCAGCAGCTCCAGCGCGGCGGCAATGTCGGCGACCAGCTCCGGCACATCGTAGTGTGCGCCGTCGGCCTCGGTCGGTGCATCGGTATAGCCGTGGCCGCGCAGATCCAGTGCGATCACCCGGTAGTCGGCCTGGAACTGCTCCAGCTGGTATTCCCAATAGGCGGCGCGGCCGCCGAAGCCGTGGATGAACACCATGGTCGACTGCTGGTTTCTGGCGCCGCGGCCATATTCCGGACCGGCATCGATGACACTCATTTCCAGCGTGGCGCTGCCGTCGCGCGTCAGGCGGCCGGGCAATTTCAGGGTGCTGCGATGCAGGTCGGTATTGAAGGTCATCTTGTCATTGTAACCAATAGCCTATCGCAATACGACGATCGGGCCGGCATTCTTATGCGGATGGAGTTTTTACCAGTGCGTCCAGCTGGCGATGCCTTTCTTCCTTGCTGAGCTTGGCCAGCCTGGCGACGGCGATATAAAACTTCGGCAAGGTCTGCTGCTGCGCCAGCAAAGCCTTGAATCCCGGCACCAGGTCGTAATAGGTCGCCACCAGCGCCAGGTGCGCATTCGACAGCGGCTCGGCAAACCAGCGGTCGTAGCCGGTATAACCGCCCCAGCTAGCCTTGAGCCGCTGGTAATCGTCCTGCAGGGCTACAAAGATCGCGGCTTTCCGCTGCAGCTTCTCAGCGTCGCTGCGATCGCTGGCGTAGTTGCTGGCCAGCTGTTCGCGGTACTTCAGCAGCAAGGCCAGGAACTCTTGCTTGCGTCCCTCAAACTGGACGTAGGCATCGCGCATTTTCTGGTCGCCGACCGCCTGCAGCCAGCGCTCGACGCCGGCTTGTTCCACGGTGGTGGCAAACGATTCATTGAACTGGGTATCGTCTTTTGCATAGACGGTCTGATGCGCCAGCTCATGGAAAATCAGCCGCGCCAGTTCGCCGTCCGGGTATTTGATGAAGGTCGACAGCAGCGGGTCGTTAAACCAGCCCAGCGTCGAATAGGCCGGCACACCGCTGACCTGGACATCGTAGCCTTGCTGCCGCATCTCGGCGGCAAATTTTTGCGCCGCTTCCTTGCTGAAGTAACCGCGATAATTCACGCAGCCGGCAATTGGAAAACACCATTGCCGGGGTTCCAGCGACAGCGCCGGCGCCGCCACCACGTTCCATAAGGCGAAGGGCCGCTGCAGGTCAGCGTACTCGGTATAGCTGCGGTTATCGGGCAGGCCGAGGTCGGTGACGGCAAAGCGGCGCATCTGCTTGCTGCGTTTCAGCTTGGCCTTGAGACCGGCGTCGGCGTTCGGATCGGCCAGCCAGTCTTCAATCGGATGGGCACGGTCGAGCAGGGAAAACTGGCCGTTGGCGGCTTGTCCGTAATAGGCCAGCTGGGCGCATCCCGACACCAGCACCAAGGCAAGCAGCGGAAGCAGCCGGCGCGTTCTCATGCGTTGGCGCTCATCCCGTCGGCGCCGCTGATTTGCACTTTTTCCACCTCCACCAGCACATCGTAGAAGGTCGGCGCACGTCCCATGTCGGTCAGGCGCTGGCTGGTCACTTCGTTAGCATTCTTGCCGTCGCTGGCCATTTTTTTCCACCAGATCGACAAGCCCACCACCAGGCCGGTCCTGGCCTTGTCGGTGACTCTCAGCTTGGCGTTGAAGCTACCGCGGTCGTTGAAGATGCGGACCGTATCGCCAGTGGCCAGGCTGCGTTGCGCGGCGTCAGCGGGATGCATGTCGAGATGGGGCTCGCCTTCGGTATCGCGCAGGCTTTTGACGTTGACGAAACTGGAGTTGAGGAAGTTACGCGCCGGCGGCGAAATCATCCCCAGCGGATATTTCTTGGCCAATTCGGGATTGCTGGCGCGCGACTCGTATGGCGCGATATACGTCGGCAAAGGATCGAGGCCGTCTTTCAGCATTTGCGCACTGTAGAACTCGCATTTGCCGGAGGGCGTGGGGAAGCCGCCATCGGCGAAAGGCGCATCCGGCATGTTCAGTTTCTGCCAGCCGTTCTGCTTGAGCGTGTCCCAGTCGAAATGGATGGCGCGTACGTTCTTGCGGTCAAACGCTTGCGCGGCGATTTCATCGTCGCTCTCGCGGAAGCAGGCATCGTCGAATCCCATGCGCGCCGCCAGCAGGCGGAAAATCTCGGTGTTCGGCTTGGCTTCGCCGAGCGGCGCAATCGCCGCATTGTTCGCCAGCATGTACAGGTGGCCGTAGGCCGAATGGGCGTCTACGTGTTCCAGCTGGGTAGTTGCCGGCAATACGATGTCGGCGTAATCGGCGGTATCGGTCTGGAAATGTTCCAGCACCACGGTGAACAAGTCTTCGCGCGCAAAGCCGTGGGCGACCACTCCCGACTCCGGCGCCACCGCCACAGGATTCGAGTTATACACGATCACCGCTTCGATTTTCGGGCCGAATTCAGGCGAGGCTTCACGCAGCAAATCGTCGCCGATGGTGCTCATGTTGATGGTGCGCGGCGCCACTCCTTGTTTCGCCAGGAAATCGGGACGCTGCAAAGCCTGGCTGTTCTTCGGAAAGCTGTCCGAAGCCGACAGCTGGACGCCGCCGGCAGCATGGCGCCAGGCGCCGACCAGCGCCGGCAGGCAGCTGATATTGCGCACCGCCATGCCGCCGCCGCGGACGCGCTGCAAACCGTAGTTGATGCGGATCGCCGCGCCCTCGCCGCGCAAGGCCGCAGCGCCATAGGCGCGCGCCAGCTCGGTCACTTCTTCGGCAGTAATACCGCACACTTCCGCAGTCTTTTGCGGCGTCCAGTCCAGCACCCGCTGTTTGAGCTGCTCGAACCCCAGTGTGTGGCGCGCAATGTAATCGTGGTCCAGCAAACCTTCGGCGATCAGCACATGCATCATGCCCAGCACCAGCGCCGAATCGGTGCCCGGCAGCAGCGCAATATGCTGATGGCATTTGTCGGCGGTCAGGGAACGGTAGGGATCGATGGCGATCAACTTGGCGCCGTTGCGCTTGGCTTCCTGCGCGCGCATCCAGAAATGCAGGTTGGAGGCGATCGGATTGCCGCCCCAGATCAGGATCAGCTTGGCGTTCTGGAATTGTTCGAGGTCAGTGCCTATCCTGGCTCCCAGGGTGTACTTGTAGCCGGCGCCGCCGGCCGAGGCGCAGATGGTGCGGTCCAGTAGCGAGGCGCCGATGCGGTTGAAAAAGCGCATCGACATCGACTCGCCCTGCACCAGGCCCATGGTGCCGGCATAGCTGTAAGGCAGGATGGCTTGCGGATTGCGCGCGGCGATCTGGCCCAGCCGTTCGGCAATCGTGGCGATTGCTTCATCCCAGCTGATCTGCACGAACTTGCCTTCGCCCTTGTTGCCGACCCGCTTGAGCGGATGCAGCAGGCGGTCCTTGTGATAGGTCCGTTCGGTGTAGCGCGAGACCTTGGTGCAGAGGACGCCGGCGGTGGTGGGATGGTCAGGATCGCCGCGAACTTCGGTGGCGACGCCGTCGGTCACCGTCACCAGCAATGCACAGGTATCGGGGCAGTCATGCGGACAAGCAGCACGAATGATGGAAGTAGTCATAATGTCATCAGAACCAAGGCGCTTCAATACGCTACTTTAGCAAAATCCTGCCGCACAGGATGACTATTAGATAGCCGCGCTCTTTTTTCCTATTTGCCGGCTTGCAGCTGCAT
The sequence above is a segment of the Collimonas sp. PA-H2 genome. Coding sequences within it:
- the dgoD gene encoding galactonate dehydratase; translation: MKITKLTTYIVPPRWCFLKIETDEGVVGWGEPVVEGRVHSVVAAVEELADYLIGKDPRHIEDHWTVLYRGGFYRGGAIHMSALAGIDQALWDIKGKALGVSVSQLLGGPVRDSIRVYSWIGGDRPADTAAAARDAVARGFTAVKMNGTEELQFVDSYEKVEATLANVAAVREAVGPHIGIGVDFHGRVHKPMAKILIKELDPYKLMFIEEPVLSENYEALKELAPLTSTPIALGERLYSRWDFKRILSEGYVDIIQPDVSHAGGITETRKIATMAEAYDVAVALHCPLGPIALAACLQVDAVSYNAFIQEQSLGIHYNQSNDLLDYVTQPDVFAYDKGYVTIPQGPGLGIEINEEYVKERAAIGHRWRNPIWRHKDGSFAEW
- a CDS encoding long-chain fatty acid--CoA ligase is translated as MDKFWLKSYPEGVPTEIDYMQYQSLVQLLEEAFQKYATRNAYACMGKYLTYAEVDQLSRKVGAWLQGKGLQKGARVAIMMPNVLQYPVAIAAILRAGYTVVNVNPLYTPRELEHQLNDSGAEAIFILENFATTLQQVVARTKIKHVVVASMGDLMGVKGLLVNLVVRHVKKMVPSFSLPGSTPFNSVLSQGAATQLKAVTLGPEDVAFLQYTGGTTGVSKGATLTHRNVVANVLQAEAWLSPGLASGPKVEQLAFVCALPLYHIFALTVCALLGMREGALNLLIPNPRDIAGLIKEMSKYQINTFPAVNTLYNALLHHPDFAKLDFSGYRVCVGGGMAVQKAVADKWKEVTGCPIIEGYGLSETSPIACANPCDITEYSGTIGLPLPSTEIAILDDDGQPVPLGQPGEIAIRGPQVMRGYWNRDDETAKVMTADGFFKSGDIGVMDERGYTKIVDRKKDMILVSGFNVYPNEVEGVVVQHPGVLECACVGVPDEHAGEVVKIFVVRKDPSLTAEQLMAYCREQLTGYKRPKYIEFRTDLPKTNVGKILRRELRDEKPAEQKQAA
- a CDS encoding molybdopterin-dependent oxidoreductase; amino-acid sequence: MTTSIIRAACPHDCPDTCALLVTVTDGVATEVRGDPDHPTTAGVLCTKVSRYTERTYHKDRLLHPLKRVGNKGEGKFVQISWDEAIATIAERLGQIAARNPQAILPYSYAGTMGLVQGESMSMRFFNRIGASLLDRTICASAGGAGYKYTLGARIGTDLEQFQNAKLILIWGGNPIASNLHFWMRAQEAKRNGAKLIAIDPYRSLTADKCHQHIALLPGTDSALVLGMMHVLIAEGLLDHDYIARHTLGFEQLKQRVLDWTPQKTAEVCGITAEEVTELARAYGAAALRGEGAAIRINYGLQRVRGGGMAVRNISCLPALVGAWRHAAGGVQLSASDSFPKNSQALQRPDFLAKQGVAPRTINMSTIGDDLLREASPEFGPKIEAVIVYNSNPVAVAPESGVVAHGFAREDLFTVVLEHFQTDTADYADIVLPATTQLEHVDAHSAYGHLYMLANNAAIAPLGEAKPNTEIFRLLAARMGFDDACFRESDDEIAAQAFDRKNVRAIHFDWDTLKQNGWQKLNMPDAPFADGGFPTPSGKCEFYSAQMLKDGLDPLPTYIAPYESRASNPELAKKYPLGMISPPARNFLNSSFVNVKSLRDTEGEPHLDMHPADAAQRSLATGDTVRIFNDRGSFNAKLRVTDKARTGLVVGLSIWWKKMASDGKNANEVTSQRLTDMGRAPTFYDVLVEVEKVQISGADGMSANA
- a CDS encoding 2-dehydro-3-deoxy-6-phosphogalactonate aldolase, whose amino-acid sequence is MLKSAMKQCGLIAILRGVKPHEVAAIGLKLYEAGFRIIEVPLNSPEPYDSIRTLRSALPADCMVGAGTVLTTDQVAAVKRAGGEIIVMPHSDPLVIAAAKQAGLACAPGVATVTEAFAALAAGADVLKMFPAEQLGAHVVKAWRAVIPREIALLPVGGITPENLATFIDAGASGFGLGSALYKPGLSAEQVGQHANKFVAAWCAVQEQNSR
- a CDS encoding alpha/beta fold hydrolase, with amino-acid sequence MTFNTDLHRSTLKLPGRLTRDGSATLEMSVIDAGPEYGRGARNQQSTMVFIHGFGGRAAYWEYQLEQFQADYRVIALDLRGHGYTDAPTEADGAHYDVPELVADIAAALELLEVPPQFILVCHSFGGALSAFFLKQFPQRVSALIMIASAARFRLRWAGRTLLRMPPPIFGMVRSLMPYFGIAAARIYPPPHVVYLQNKNALLPWEGSEYLRAIKVPALVILGHRDILFDEAAYKEVASLIPGAEEVVVPVSAHQVMVERPDAVNRAIERFLQIQSDPAEQAERRLRHKAERRAARKQLESERPWLKFYDARTPYRIKLPTVALPRLLEATARRFAKTAALSYRGGRIDWRELDRQANRFANGLIDMRIKPGERILLAMPNIPSLVIAYFGILKAGAVAVLSDAATPAEILLTRIADAGAVMLVTTTSRYDELRDVLQSDRRAAALRRVIFASMIDHMGWREKLKFAALHHVQEGHWLPWFRQDKQHRKQERRYLKFKQVLGRGTVYPAELTQDVNDIAVVVYTYGASGTPLPVALSHRNLAANALQLRHWLPESRPGDERFLAQQPLSSAYGLTGVLHLGVYLGATLILLPGAELEPLLKTVKKMRPTYFPTTPRMVRELAHTPGVRRYGLASIRVCAVSGSPLAQEIREEFEKLTRGRLVEAYGLTEASPAVLAMPLSARRNPGVVGVPLPDTEVKVVDLDSGEPLPSDTLGELWVRGPQLFAGYDQGHADGAGHGATVLNLIAEKISKERLHEGWLATGDVASIDEDGFVSIIDRKSNMLIRGGQRVFPRQIEEVLFEHPAVAVAHVKWSPDEEGVKHLRAEVLLHHNMKLSVDDLRKYASKRLHADALPDSIAIEQKNTTVLF
- a CDS encoding aminopeptidase, which translates into the protein MRTRRLLPLLALVLVSGCAQLAYYGQAANGQFSLLDRAHPIEDWLADPNADAGLKAKLKRSKQMRRFAVTDLGLPDNRSYTEYADLQRPFALWNVVAAPALSLEPRQWCFPIAGCVNYRGYFSKEAAQKFAAEMRQQGYDVQVSGVPAYSTLGWFNDPLLSTFIKYPDGELARLIFHELAHQTVYAKDDTQFNESFATTVEQAGVERWLQAVGDQKMRDAYVQFEGRKQEFLALLLKYREQLASNYASDRSDAEKLQRKAAIFVALQDDYQRLKASWGGYTGYDRWFAEPLSNAHLALVATYYDLVPGFKALLAQQQTLPKFYIAVARLAKLSKEERHRQLDALVKTPSA